A window from Treponema sp. J25 encodes these proteins:
- a CDS encoding DUF4954 family protein yields the protein MKEVHYFPIDRYGYDFIPPEFVPAGKDEYWLRNKQVQAENKHWRGLEASEIEILVKNNNYCSNWDNLLVSDPFDARLIRDSQFYGLVRLGKLERLLIQHHDFRIPTGIRNSTIISCDIGDNCAIQDVRYLSHYIIGDTVILSRIDEMQCTNHAKFGNGILTDGEEESVRIWIDVMNEAGGRSILPFEDLIPADAYLWASYRDDARLVQRLAEITQAQYGAPRGRYGMVGPATVIKSCRIIKDVYIGSCAYIKGANKLKNLSILSSEAEPSQIGEGVELVNGIVGYGCRVFYGCKAVRFVMGRNSALKYGARLIHSVLGDNSTVSCCEILNNLIFPFHEQHHNNSFLIASLVQGQSNIAAGATIGSNHNSRANDGELRAGRGFWPGLCVSLKHPSRFASFIIIAKGSYPYELHIPLPFSLVNNNVFRDELEVMPAYYWMYNLYALERNSWKFRMRDKRVTPVQRIETEYLAPDTASEILNAMELLELWVGRAYRAAQGKDSPRPERGGTAKGGSLSTDEELRALGRRLLLEEPAVVDSLDVLGEGLERSSRPCRILKVRQAYEAYRDMLRYYCIKTLVLSEPPAVKEAARRIFETKNLTLNSESGETTGNNFFLVAALSKVASTGGGASAELSSPAAWENFGGQLVPASRVDALRQAIREGRICSWDEIHATYEEWFRRYPEDRLSHAQQLVCILFERGLMASWMQESTLQPAPLVEELKKVYALSQWMENEVRHSREKDYTDPFRAITYRNKEEMEAVLGRLEDNPFIGVFQEECRKFREILQRFIEKWSSSI from the coding sequence ATGAAAGAAGTACACTATTTCCCTATTGATCGCTATGGATACGATTTTATTCCACCCGAATTCGTCCCTGCAGGAAAAGATGAGTACTGGCTCAGGAATAAACAGGTTCAGGCAGAAAATAAACATTGGCGGGGCCTTGAAGCTTCGGAAATAGAAATTCTTGTAAAGAACAATAACTATTGCTCCAATTGGGATAACCTTCTGGTTTCCGATCCCTTTGATGCACGCCTTATCAGGGATTCTCAGTTTTATGGACTCGTTCGTTTGGGTAAGCTGGAACGGCTTCTTATCCAGCATCATGATTTTCGAATCCCTACGGGGATTCGCAATAGTACGATTATTTCCTGCGATATTGGGGATAACTGCGCTATCCAGGATGTCAGGTACCTTTCTCATTACATTATCGGAGACACGGTGATCCTTTCCCGGATCGATGAGATGCAGTGTACCAACCATGCTAAGTTTGGGAATGGGATCCTGACGGACGGAGAAGAGGAATCGGTTCGGATCTGGATCGATGTGATGAACGAAGCCGGGGGGCGCTCCATCCTTCCCTTTGAGGACCTTATCCCCGCCGATGCCTATCTGTGGGCGAGCTACCGGGACGATGCAAGACTGGTCCAGCGTCTTGCAGAAATTACCCAGGCCCAGTATGGGGCCCCCCGGGGGCGGTATGGAATGGTGGGGCCGGCCACGGTTATTAAAAGTTGTAGAATAATCAAGGACGTGTACATTGGTTCCTGCGCCTATATTAAGGGAGCCAATAAACTGAAGAACCTTTCCATCCTTTCCAGCGAGGCAGAGCCCAGCCAGATAGGTGAGGGCGTGGAATTGGTGAACGGTATTGTGGGCTATGGCTGTCGGGTCTTTTATGGGTGCAAGGCGGTCCGTTTCGTGATGGGTCGAAACTCGGCATTGAAATATGGGGCCCGGCTTATCCACTCCGTCCTTGGCGACAATTCTACCGTGTCGTGCTGTGAAATTCTTAATAACCTTATTTTCCCCTTCCATGAGCAGCATCACAATAATTCCTTTTTAATTGCAAGCCTTGTGCAGGGACAATCAAACATTGCGGCGGGGGCCACCATTGGTTCAAACCATAATAGCCGTGCCAACGATGGGGAACTCCGGGCCGGGCGGGGGTTCTGGCCGGGCCTCTGTGTAAGCCTGAAACACCCCAGTCGATTTGCGTCGTTTATCATTATCGCAAAGGGCTCCTATCCCTATGAACTCCATATCCCCTTACCCTTTAGTCTGGTAAACAATAATGTTTTCCGGGATGAGCTTGAGGTAATGCCCGCCTATTACTGGATGTACAACCTCTATGCCCTGGAGCGAAACAGTTGGAAATTTCGGATGCGGGATAAGCGGGTAACCCCGGTGCAACGGATTGAGACTGAGTACCTCGCCCCTGACACGGCCTCTGAAATTCTGAACGCCATGGAGTTATTAGAGCTCTGGGTAGGCCGGGCCTACCGTGCAGCCCAGGGGAAAGACAGTCCCCGTCCTGAAAGGGGAGGGACCGCAAAAGGAGGTTCCCTGTCCACGGACGAAGAACTCCGTGCCCTGGGCCGGCGTCTTTTGCTCGAGGAACCGGCCGTGGTGGATAGTCTCGACGTGTTGGGAGAAGGGCTTGAGCGGAGCAGTCGGCCCTGTCGTATTCTCAAGGTTCGGCAGGCCTATGAAGCCTACCGGGACATGCTCCGGTATTATTGTATAAAAACCCTCGTCCTGTCGGAACCGCCTGCGGTGAAAGAAGCCGCCCGCAGGATCTTCGAGACAAAAAACCTCACTTTGAACAGTGAAAGTGGAGAGACAACGGGGAACAACTTCTTCCTGGTGGCCGCCTTATCGAAGGTTGCCTCAACAGGTGGAGGTGCCTCGGCGGAGCTGTCTTCCCCTGCTGCCTGGGAGAACTTCGGAGGACAGCTGGTACCCGCCTCGCGGGTCGATGCCTTGCGGCAGGCGATTCGCGAAGGCCGGATCTGTTCCTGGGATGAAATCCATGCCACCTACGAAGAATGGTTCCGTCGGTATCCGGAGGATCGTCTATCCCATGCTCAGCAACTGGTATGCATCCTTTTTGAACGAGGTCTTATGGCTTCGTGGATGCAGGAAAGTACCCTTCAGCCAGCGCCGCTTGTGGAGGAACTAAAAAAGGTATACGCCCTTTCCCAGTGGATGGAAAACGAGGTGCGCCACAGCAGGGAAAAGGATTATACCGATCCCTTCCGGGCGATTACCTACCGGAACAAAGAGGAGATGGAGGCGGTGCTGGGGCGACTTGAGGATAATCCTTTTATTGGAGTTTTCCAGGAAGAATGCCGAAAATTTAGAGAAATCTTACAACGATTCATAGAAAAATGGAGTTCTTCCATATGA
- a CDS encoding Trp family transcriptional regulator, giving the protein MHVDDPEVGKNIRELSEALARADDGALIEAFLQSLLTPAELADIAARWALVKELDRKTPQREIARKLGLSLCKITRGSRELKKPNSPFRAMFNLIQSPPERNAVPGPAAPVQSIPRKMPGEDGEPSPR; this is encoded by the coding sequence ATGCATGTAGACGATCCAGAAGTAGGAAAAAATATCCGGGAATTAAGCGAAGCCCTTGCTAGGGCAGATGACGGGGCCCTCATCGAAGCTTTTTTGCAGAGCCTGTTAACCCCCGCAGAATTGGCGGATATTGCGGCCCGCTGGGCCCTGGTAAAAGAATTGGACCGTAAAACACCTCAACGAGAAATAGCCCGCAAATTAGGACTATCCCTCTGTAAAATTACCCGCGGGTCCCGGGAGCTTAAAAAGCCAAATAGCCCCTTTCGGGCGATGTTCAACCTTATACAGTCCCCACCTGAAAGGAATGCCGTGCCAGGGCCCGCCGCCCCCGTTCAATCCATACCACGCAAAATGCCAGGAGAAGACGGGGAACCATCACCCAGATAA
- a CDS encoding nucleoside recognition domain-containing protein — MEQKNISQKLLPRITGVIRAALKPSLSTIRFLISITVPVSFGVFILDITGILSVIAVFFNPLMQFLGLPGESGLVFVSSILLNIYSAIAVMGTLHLNLREVTLLAVMCLIAHSIIVETMVMKKTGSSITKMVLLRIGVALFAAWILHWILPVDMAKIHPFAETGSPQGPFSWSQLPLLLKGWFFQNLRLIIKMSIIVFLLMVLQKIMEAFHWLEALGRLLAPLMQLFGLSPNTGFVWIVANAIGLTYGSALLIEQVDRGKLSLSEGDLFNHHVGISHSLLEDTLLFVALGVPLIWVMVPRLLLAFCVVWIERGRRALARHSFQVGTV, encoded by the coding sequence ATGGAACAAAAAAACATATCCCAAAAACTACTCCCCCGTATTACGGGGGTCATCAGGGCCGCCCTAAAACCAAGTCTGAGTACTATCCGTTTCTTAATAAGCATCACGGTACCTGTTTCTTTTGGGGTTTTTATTCTGGACATAACCGGTATTCTGTCGGTCATTGCGGTTTTTTTCAATCCCCTCATGCAATTCCTGGGACTGCCCGGAGAAAGTGGGCTGGTGTTCGTAAGTTCCATTCTCTTGAACATCTACTCTGCCATTGCGGTCATGGGGACGTTACATCTAAACCTACGGGAAGTAACCTTACTGGCCGTCATGTGTCTTATTGCCCACAGCATCATTGTAGAAACCATGGTGATGAAAAAAACGGGTTCCTCTATTACCAAAATGGTGCTACTCAGAATCGGCGTGGCCCTTTTTGCTGCCTGGATTCTACACTGGATCCTCCCCGTTGATATGGCAAAGATTCATCCTTTTGCAGAAACAGGAAGTCCGCAGGGGCCTTTTTCGTGGTCCCAGCTTCCCCTCCTTCTTAAGGGCTGGTTTTTTCAGAACCTTCGCCTCATCATCAAGATGTCGATTATCGTTTTTCTTCTGATGGTTCTCCAAAAAATCATGGAAGCCTTTCACTGGCTCGAAGCATTGGGGCGCTTGCTTGCTCCCCTCATGCAATTGTTCGGGCTTTCTCCCAACACGGGTTTTGTGTGGATCGTGGCAAACGCCATTGGCCTTACCTATGGTTCGGCCCTCTTAATCGAACAGGTAGATCGGGGCAAACTAAGCCTCTCAGAGGGGGACCTCTTCAATCACCATGTAGGAATAAGCCATTCCCTTCTGGAGGATACCCTGCTCTTTGTTGCCCTCGGGGTTCCCCTTATCTGGGTGATGGTTCCCCGTCTTCTCCTGGCATTTTGCGTGGTATGGATTGAACGGGGGCGGCGGGCCCTGGCACGGCATTCCTTTCAGGTGGGGACTGTATAA